A section of the Paenibacillus odorifer genome encodes:
- a CDS encoding sugar kinase, with protein sequence MPKHIAAFGEIMMRLQVPGFELLSQGNLLKYSFSGTGVNVLSALSRYGHQGSMVSRLPANPIGDAATAYLRRLGIQPEHIQRGGSSIGMYFLENGFGARPSRVTYSGRPESSFNTAPPGTYPFAELADLADAVHFCGITLAMNDGVRKAMKTYAETVKQRGGLVVFDCNYRPSLWGERGYELARFHYEDMLHLADIVLMNEKDAMLILGMKPEGTSREEQLQELIPAVASRYSLCTIAGTHRSIHEDNRHSLRGYIFKSGRFAYSETLSFPVLDRVGAGDAYASGIIHGELEGFDPQHTVAFAATAGMLAHTVEGDSPLATEQEVIGVLTGAVRDILR encoded by the coding sequence ATGCCTAAACATATCGCCGCTTTTGGTGAAATAATGATGCGGCTACAGGTACCAGGCTTTGAACTGTTATCTCAGGGTAACCTGCTGAAGTATTCCTTTTCCGGCACCGGCGTCAATGTACTGTCTGCATTGTCCCGATACGGACATCAAGGAAGCATGGTGTCGAGGCTGCCTGCGAATCCTATTGGTGACGCAGCAACAGCCTATCTTCGGCGACTGGGTATCCAGCCGGAGCATATCCAGCGCGGGGGCTCAAGTATAGGGATGTACTTTCTTGAAAACGGATTCGGGGCTCGCCCCTCCCGAGTGACTTATTCCGGTCGCCCGGAGAGCAGCTTCAATACTGCTCCTCCGGGCACTTATCCATTCGCAGAGCTGGCAGACCTCGCGGATGCTGTTCATTTCTGTGGGATAACGCTGGCAATGAACGACGGTGTGCGAAAAGCGATGAAAACTTATGCAGAAACGGTTAAGCAGCGCGGTGGTCTAGTCGTTTTTGACTGCAATTACCGCCCATCGCTTTGGGGAGAGAGAGGCTATGAGCTGGCGCGTTTCCATTATGAAGACATGCTGCATTTGGCCGACATCGTGCTGATGAATGAAAAAGACGCAATGCTAATCCTTGGTATGAAGCCCGAGGGAACTTCAAGGGAAGAACAACTTCAGGAGCTAATTCCCGCAGTAGCTTCACGCTACAGTCTATGTACGATAGCAGGAACGCATCGGTCCATCCATGAAGATAACCGCCATTCGTTGCGCGGTTATATCTTCAAATCCGGTCGCTTCGCATATTCCGAGACCTTAAGCTTTCCGGTGCTTGATAGAGTCGGGGCTGGAGATGCATATGCCAGTGGTATAATTCACGGAGAGCTGGAAGGTTTTGATCCTCAGCATACTGTAGCCTTTGCGGCCACGGCCGGTATGCTAGCCCACACAGTAGAAGGAGATTCTCCGCTGGCCACCGAGCAAGAAGTTATTGGTGTGCTGACAGGTGCTGTAAGAGATATATTGAGATAA
- a CDS encoding GNAT family N-acetyltransferase, with product MSQKIIIREAENKDRNAIADLLLDAYHQYSEIMPEPLWLEYRKSLLDSVHGDTPLVRIIAEIDKKIVGSALLFSSSETAYGKPELGIHSPILRLLAVSPSARGLGVATLLIRDAARRSLQLGATTLNLHTSEMMSSAIKLYQRLGFNRAYETDLMNGDTLVQGFRLDLLSSVRSTAGQI from the coding sequence ATGTCACAAAAGATCATTATCCGTGAAGCTGAGAATAAAGATCGTAATGCTATCGCCGATTTGCTGTTAGATGCATACCACCAATATTCGGAGATCATGCCTGAGCCGTTGTGGCTGGAGTATCGGAAATCGCTTCTTGATTCCGTTCATGGTGATACCCCGCTCGTTCGGATCATCGCTGAAATCGACAAGAAAATCGTTGGTAGCGCACTCTTGTTCAGTTCCTCGGAAACGGCTTACGGGAAACCGGAGCTCGGGATTCACTCCCCTATCCTACGTCTGCTAGCCGTATCTCCATCCGCTCGTGGTCTTGGCGTTGCAACTCTTCTGATTCGCGATGCTGCACGGAGATCACTACAGTTGGGTGCCACCACCTTGAACCTACACACCTCGGAAATGATGTCTTCAGCCATCAAACTGTACCAGCGCTTAGGCTTTAATCGTGCGTATGAGACCGATCTTATGAACGGTGACACTCTAGTACAAGGCTTCCGGCTAGACCTGCTGTCCTCCGTCCGTTCTACAGCGGGACAAATATAG